In Pyxidicoccus xibeiensis, the genomic stretch CCACGCCCTCGCCTCCCAGCCGCACGAACCGGGTGCCGTCCGCGAGCGAGGCCGCGTCCAGGCGCCCGGAGGACAGCGCCCCCTGCGTCGGGCTGTTCTCGGAGACGATGGGCGCCGTGGTGGAGAACCCATCCAGCGTGTTGAGGCCGGTATAGAGCGCGTTCAGGAACGGGCTCTCCGAGGCCCTGGGCACCGGAAGGTTCAGCCCCGTCCCGTTGGCCGCCAGGAACAGGTTGCTGGGGTATGGGGCAACGAAGTTGGTGAGGTCGAAGCTCACCTCCGAGCGGCCCACCGTGGTGAAGGTCCACAGCAGCGCCACATCCTCGCGAGCAATGCCCTGGCCCGCGAGCGTGGCCAGGTGGGGCGCGTAGAGCACGCGCAGTTGCTCCAGCTGCTGCGCATCCCCATCCGGCAGGCCGGAGACCGTGCTGCGGCCCGAGCCATCCACCAGCGACGTGGCCGAGCGCACCCACTGCCAGGCCTGGCTGCCGACGACAGCCCGCCCCTGTGCATCCTTCACGCCCTGCTCGCCGCCGAGCACCGCCACCACGTACCGTGAGCCCCGGCCCCAACCTCTCGGGGGGATGATGGAGATGCGGTTCGTGTCCGGGTTGTAGCCGATCACCGGCGCCGAGGCCGGGGCCGGCCCCTGGATTCTCACCAGCCGGACGGTGGTATCGGTGACGGTGAGCGGGTCGAGCTCGCCCGAGACTTCGACACCGCCAACGGTCGACAGCGGGAAGCCATCCAGGGTGTTGAGGTAGTCGCGCGTGAACTCCTGCTGAGCGGGAGAAGTGCCCGGGTCCACCGGCAGGGTCACCAGGCCCGTGCCCGGGTTGATGAACAGGTCATTGGGCTCGGGAACGACGGGCCGGGCACCGCGCGGCTCGAAGCGGAGGAACGTGTCCTGGGGCCCCGCGTCGGGCAGGCCCGCGTCGGTGTCGCCCGCATCGGGAATCCCCCCGGCATCCGCACCACCGTCAGCCCCTCCGTCCGCTCCGCCATCCGGCTGCCCCTGGGGCTCCGAGCAGACGCCCGCCTGACACTCCTCCCCGGGGTCACACGCCCCACAGGCGGCGCCGCCCGTGCCACAGAGCCGGAAGGTATTGCCGGCCGTGCAGACACCCTCGGCGCAGCAGCCCGCGCAGGTCACCGGTCCACAGGAGGAGTCGGGAGGGTCGATGGGCTCGGGAGTATCACCGCACCCGGCGGTCACCAGGAGCGACAGGGCCACGAGGGCCATGGAGGGAATGAGACGCATGGAAAGGCTTTCTCGCGGAGAAGCGTGCACAGGGGAGGTGGCGGAACGATACCCGCTGAGGCCCACCACGTTCCTCATCGTTTGCGCATGGGCGCCCGTGCCATTGGTGTAGGAAGTCGGCATGCGTGCTCTTCCCTCCGTCCTGCTCTGTCTTTCGATGACCCTGGCGAGCGCGGGCCTCGCGCAGCCCGCCCCCGCGAAGGCAAAGCCCCGCGCCCGGGACCTGGGCATCACCTTCGGCGGGAGGACTGGCCCCAACAACGCCATCACAGACGTGCCGGGGGTGGAGGTGGGCCACACGACGCTCATCTCCGGCGAGGACCGCGGCGAGCCGGGCCAGCGCGCGGTGCGGACGGGCGTCACCGCCGTGCTGCCTCGCGGCAAGGATGGCGTCGCCGAGGCGGTGTTCGCCGCGACCTTCGCCCTCAATGGCAATGGCGAGCTGACGGGCACGCACTGGGTGGAAGAGTCGGGCCAGCTATCCGGGCCGGTGATGCTGACGAACACCAACGACATCGGCGCCGTGCGTGACGGCGTCATCACCTGGGCGATGAAGCGGGACCTCGCGTGGGACCTGGGCCTGCCCGTGGTGGCGGAGACCTGGGACGGCTTCCTCAACGACATCTACGGCTTCCACGTGAAGGCCGAGCATGCCCATCAGGCGCTCGACACCGCTCGCGGCGGGCCCGTCCCGGAGGGCGCGGTGGGCGGCGGCACGGGGATGATGTGCCACGGCTTCAAGGGCGGTATCGGCACCGCCTCCCGGAAGCTGCCCGACGCCGAGGGCGGCCACACCGTGGGCGTGCTGGTGCAGTGCAACTACGGCGCGCGCCGGCTCCTCTCCGTGGAGGGGGTGCCGGTGGGCGAGGAGCTCACCGACCTGCGGCCCTGCTACGTGGGCGCCCGGAAGCCGGAGGGGCCCTTCATCGGGAACATGGTGGCCTGCCCGGCCTCGAGCGGCGTCACCCGGCCGACGCTGAACGAGGGCGCGGGCTCCATCATCATCGTCGTCGGGACGGACGCGCCCCTGCTGCCGCACCAGCTGAAGCGCATCGCCCGGCGCGTCTCGCTGGGCCTCGGGAAGATGGGGGGCCTGGGGGAGAACTACTCGGGCGACATCTTCCTCGCCTTCTCGACGCAGCGGCTGAAGCCGGCCGCGCAGGCGCGCATCGCCAGCGTGGCCATGCTCGACAACGACCACATCACCCCGCTCTTCGAGGCCACGGTGCAGGCCACGCAGGAGGCCATCCTCAACGCCATGCTCGCCGCCGAGACGACGACGGGCGCCAAGGGCGTCCGCGTCTTCGCCCTGCCCCAGGACCGGCTGGTGAAGGCCATGAAGAAGTACGGGCGGCTGTCACCCGCCCCGGCGCGCGAGCCCCAGAAGCCCGCGACGCCGAAGCGCACGCCTTGACGCTGGACGGCGCTCAGGGCTTCGCGGCGGCCTTCCGCGAAGCCACCCACGCCTGGACCTTGCCTTCCAGGACGTCCAGCGGCACGGAGCCGTCCAGCAGCACCACGTCGTGGAACTCGCGCAGGTCGAAGCGCGCGCCCAGCTCGCGCTCCGCGCGGGTGCGCAGCTCGCGGATGCGCAGCTGGCCAATCTTGTAGGCCAGCGCCTGTCCCGGCCAGGCGATGTAGCGGTCCACCTCGTTGGTGACGTCCAGCTCCTGGCGCGGCGAGTTCTCCATGAAGAAGTCGAGCGCCTGCTGCCGCGTCCAGCGCTTGACGTGCATGCCCGTGTCGACGACGAGCCGCACCGCGCGCCACATGTCGTACGCGAGCTGGCCGAACTTGTCGTACGGGTCGTCGTAGAGGCCCAGCTCGTCGCCCAGCGTCTCGCAGTACAGCGCCCAGCCCTCGCCGTAGGCCACGTGGTAGCCGAAGCGGCGGAAGTCGGGCATGGCCGTCTGCTCCACGGCCAGCGCCGTCTGCAGGTGGTGGCCGGGCACCGCCTCGTGCAGCGTCAGCGGCACCATCTCCCAGCGCGGCCGCGTCTCCGGGCGGTAGAGATTCACCAGGTACGTGCCAGGGCGAGAGCCGTCCGTCGCGGCCGGGTAGTAGAAGCCCGTCGTCACGTCCGGCGCCATCGCCTCCGGGGTGGGCTCCACGCCGTACGGCTGCCGGGGCAGCGTCTTGAACAGCTTCACCAGCAGCGGGTCGATGCGCTTGGCGAGGCTGCGGTAGCGCATCAGCAGCTCGTCCCCGGTGCGGTAGTAGAAGCGCGGGTCCGTGCGCAGGAAGCGGAAGAACTCCGGCAGCGTGCCCTGGAAGCCCGCCTTCGTCTTCACCGCCTCCATCTCCGCGCGGATGCGCTTCACCTCGGCCAGCCCCAGCGTGTGGATCTGCTCGGGCGTCAGCTCCGTCGTCGTGTACTTGCGGGCGAGGAAGGCATACCGCTCGCCGCCGTCCGGGAGCTGCCAGCTGCCCACCTGCTCCGTGCCCTTCGGCACGTACTCCCCTGTGAGGAACTGGTGGTAGCGCTTCAGCGCGGGCAGCACGCCCTGGGAGATGGCGGCGCGGGCGGCGGTGGCCAGCCGCTGCTGCTCGGCGGCGGGAATGCTGGACGGGAAGCGCTTGAAGGGGCTGTAGAAGCCGCTCTTCACCGGGTCGTCCACCAGCTGCTTCTCGATTTGCGGCGGCATCCGACCCAGGACGACCTTCGGGTGGACGTGCCCCTCGCGCAGACCCTCGCGCATCAGCGCCATCACCTGGTCCACGTACGTGCCGAAGGTCTTCAGCCGGGTGGTCCACTCCTCGTAGTCCTGGACGGTGTCGAAGCGCAGCGTGTCCGCGAGCTGGTACGCCGTCTGGATGCCCGGGGGCTGCTTGATGCCCTCGGGGAGGCTGCCCATGTGGGTCACCGGCATCAGGTGCGTCTTGAAGCGGTGCTCCTCCACCCACAGCGCGTAGTCGCGCAGGAACAGGTCGTAGTTGAGCTGGTCCGCGGCGGAGAGCTTCTTGCTGTCCAGCTTCTTCAGCTGCGCGACGACCTGGACGTTGTGCTGGTGGTCCGCCTCGATGGCCTCGAGGCTCAGGTCATCCCACTTGTCGTTCCAGCGGCGGTCCCCCTGCACGGAGGCGTAGGTGGGGCTGTGCTCGAGCTGGTACTGCCACTCGCGCTGGATGAGCGCGTGCAGCGCGGTGGCGGTGGCGTCGCGCTTCTGGGCGGCGTCGGTGGTGGAAGGAAGCATCGCGAGGAACCCCAGGGCAAGGAGCAGTGCTGCGCGCAGTCCAGTCATTCGGGCCCCGTTCTACCCCGGGATGCGCGGGGGCTCACCTGAGACCAGCACCGGCTCCTCGGGGAGCGGGCGCTTCAGCACGATGAGCGCCAGCGTCGTCGCCAGCGTGCCCGCGAGGAGGGCCACCAGGTACAGGCCCACCGGCTGCACCGCGTTGGGGATGGCGAGCACGAACACGCCGCCGTGGGGAGCCCGCAGCGCGCAGCCGAACCACATGGACAGGGCCCCCGTCACCGCCGAGCCGAACACGATGGAGGGAATCACCCGCAGCGGGTCCTTGGCGGCGAAGGGAATGGCCCCTTCGGTGATGAACGCCAGGCCGAGCACGGCGGCGGCCTTGCCGGCCTCGCGCTCCTGGAGCGTGAAGCGGCTGCGGGCCACCACCGTCGCCAGGGCCAGGCCCAGCGGTGGCGTCATGCCGGCGGCCATCACCGCGGCCATCGGCGTGAAGGTGTTGGAGCCCAGCAGGCCCACCGCGAAGGCATAGGCCGCCTTGTTGACGGGCCCGCCCGTGTCCACCGCCACCATCGCCCCCAGCAGCAGGCCGAGCAGGATGGCATTCGTCCCGCTCAGCCCCGTGAGGAACCCCGTCAGCCCGTTCATGATGGCCGCGGCCGGCGCGCCAATCACGTAGACCATCAGCAGCCCGACGACGAGCGAGGCGAGCAGCGGGAGCACGAGGACGGGCTTGAGCCCCTCCAGGTTGGCGGGCAGGCGGATGTGCTCGCGGAGCCAGCGCGCCACGTAGCCCGCGAGGAAGCCCGCGACGATGCCGCCCAGGAAGCCCGCGCCGAGCTGCCCCGCCAGCATGCCGCCGATGAAGCCCGGCGCCAGCCCCGGCCGGTCCGCGATGGAGTAGGCGATGTAGCCCGCCAGCGCGGGCACCATCAGCGAGAAGGCCGCCTGGCCGATGCGCATCAGCGCCGCGGGGAGTGTGCCCTCCTCCTTGAAGGCCTCGATGCCGAAGATGAACGACAGCGCGATGACGAGCCCGCCCGCCACCACGAACGGGAGCATGAACGACACGCCCGTCAGCAGGTGCTTGTAGGGCCCGGAGGGCTCCCCCTTCGGACGGGCCCCGGACTCCACCACCGCCTCCGCCGCGCTGGCGCCCGCGGGCGGGGCCGGCAGCGCCAGCGCCCGCGTCACCACCGAGTCCGCCTGCTTCAGCGCCTCTCCCACCGAGGTCTT encodes the following:
- a CDS encoding DmpA family aminopeptidase yields the protein MRALPSVLLCLSMTLASAGLAQPAPAKAKPRARDLGITFGGRTGPNNAITDVPGVEVGHTTLISGEDRGEPGQRAVRTGVTAVLPRGKDGVAEAVFAATFALNGNGELTGTHWVEESGQLSGPVMLTNTNDIGAVRDGVITWAMKRDLAWDLGLPVVAETWDGFLNDIYGFHVKAEHAHQALDTARGGPVPEGAVGGGTGMMCHGFKGGIGTASRKLPDAEGGHTVGVLVQCNYGARRLLSVEGVPVGEELTDLRPCYVGARKPEGPFIGNMVACPASSGVTRPTLNEGAGSIIIVVGTDAPLLPHQLKRIARRVSLGLGKMGGLGENYSGDIFLAFSTQRLKPAAQARIASVAMLDNDHITPLFEATVQATQEAILNAMLAAETTTGAKGVRVFALPQDRLVKAMKKYGRLSPAPAREPQKPATPKRTP
- a CDS encoding DUF885 domain-containing protein, with translation MTGLRAALLLALGFLAMLPSTTDAAQKRDATATALHALIQREWQYQLEHSPTYASVQGDRRWNDKWDDLSLEAIEADHQHNVQVVAQLKKLDSKKLSAADQLNYDLFLRDYALWVEEHRFKTHLMPVTHMGSLPEGIKQPPGIQTAYQLADTLRFDTVQDYEEWTTRLKTFGTYVDQVMALMREGLREGHVHPKVVLGRMPPQIEKQLVDDPVKSGFYSPFKRFPSSIPAAEQQRLATAARAAISQGVLPALKRYHQFLTGEYVPKGTEQVGSWQLPDGGERYAFLARKYTTTELTPEQIHTLGLAEVKRIRAEMEAVKTKAGFQGTLPEFFRFLRTDPRFYYRTGDELLMRYRSLAKRIDPLLVKLFKTLPRQPYGVEPTPEAMAPDVTTGFYYPAATDGSRPGTYLVNLYRPETRPRWEMVPLTLHEAVPGHHLQTALAVEQTAMPDFRRFGYHVAYGEGWALYCETLGDELGLYDDPYDKFGQLAYDMWRAVRLVVDTGMHVKRWTRQQALDFFMENSPRQELDVTNEVDRYIAWPGQALAYKIGQLRIRELRTRAERELGARFDLREFHDVVLLDGSVPLDVLEGKVQAWVASRKAAAKP
- a CDS encoding PTS fructose-like transporter subunit IIB — encoded protein: MAKLVAVTACPTGIAHTVMAAEALRRVAALKGHDIAVETRGSEGVSAPLDPAAVAAADVVIVAADITVDESRFQGKQIIRTSTALAIRETGHIIDEAVARAARSPASTPPVAASTELSVATATPVTVLPKPAPVPGGSGRLVAITACPTGIAHTFMAAEALTRAAKARGYDIKVETQGSVGAKNTLTAEEIAAADAVIIGADTHVSTDRFAGKRLLKTSVGEALKQADSVVTRALALPAPPAGASAAEAVVESGARPKGEPSGPYKHLLTGVSFMLPFVVAGGLVIALSFIFGIEAFKEEGTLPAALMRIGQAAFSLMVPALAGYIAYSIADRPGLAPGFIGGMLAGQLGAGFLGGIVAGFLAGYVARWLREHIRLPANLEGLKPVLVLPLLASLVVGLLMVYVIGAPAAAIMNGLTGFLTGLSGTNAILLGLLLGAMVAVDTGGPVNKAAYAFAVGLLGSNTFTPMAAVMAAGMTPPLGLALATVVARSRFTLQEREAGKAAAVLGLAFITEGAIPFAAKDPLRVIPSIVFGSAVTGALSMWFGCALRAPHGGVFVLAIPNAVQPVGLYLVALLAGTLATTLALIVLKRPLPEEPVLVSGEPPRIPG